A genomic segment from Paucidesulfovibrio longus DSM 6739 encodes:
- a CDS encoding putative bifunctional diguanylate cyclase/phosphodiesterase gives MYGKAKILIVDDDRVNLKVLEGMLRNLGAEIHLALSGEDALALVAEHDFALVLLDVMMPGIDGFQTAEQLRSRDGTEDIPIIFVTAISKEQRHVFKGYELGAVDYLFKPVEPEILQSKVRVFLELYCQRMELKASEERYRTVADYNYDWEIWFSPESDILYTSPSCERISGYSAEDVAAGGDFFRGIIVEEDYESWRHFMADEMRVDGDSFDFRIRRKDGAERWISQVKFDVRKKNGHSLGLRCSLRDITERKKMEIQLRHQALHDPLTDLANRNLLMDRVARVMERFRRHPDYHFAVVFLDLDRFKVVNDSLGHIFGDGLLVEVSKRLRQCVRGMDTVARFGGDEFVLLLEELDAPREAFTVIRRVLDSLREPFLLEGHRVQTTVSIGVVLDAQPEDRSGDLLQKANIAMYRAKESGRDRFDIYNDRMLQQAVDLMHLENDLRKAVLQQEFRVYYQPIVSLNGGGLVGFEALARWNHPERGIVSPGEFIPLAEETGLIIDLGRQILEESTRTMARWARTFPEAKNLQLSVNISARQFRNNDLVGDVIEALRKSRLNPGCLKLEITESTVMDDVETSLLRLQSFKEEGIQLSMDDFGTGYSSMSYLQKFPLDQLKVDLSFVRRILDSTENAEIVRAIITLAHSLRMVVVAEGIELEEQAALLRELNCELGQGFLYSPPVPAEEAELFLREGTFLPQSG, from the coding sequence ATGTACGGAAAAGCTAAAATCCTCATCGTAGATGACGATCGCGTAAACCTGAAGGTCTTGGAGGGGATGCTTCGCAACCTCGGTGCGGAGATTCATCTCGCCCTTTCCGGCGAGGACGCCCTTGCCCTTGTCGCGGAACACGATTTCGCGCTTGTCCTGCTCGACGTGATGATGCCTGGAATCGACGGGTTCCAAACGGCGGAGCAGCTCCGTTCACGCGACGGGACCGAGGACATTCCGATCATCTTCGTGACCGCCATCAGCAAGGAACAGAGGCACGTCTTCAAAGGCTACGAACTCGGCGCCGTGGACTATCTCTTCAAGCCGGTGGAGCCGGAAATCCTTCAGAGCAAGGTCCGCGTCTTCCTGGAACTGTATTGCCAGCGCATGGAACTGAAGGCATCCGAGGAGCGCTACCGCACCGTCGCCGACTACAACTACGACTGGGAAATCTGGTTTTCTCCCGAAAGCGACATCCTGTACACGAGCCCCTCCTGCGAGCGCATCAGCGGGTATTCCGCCGAGGACGTCGCCGCGGGAGGCGATTTCTTCCGCGGCATCATCGTCGAGGAGGATTACGAGTCCTGGCGGCATTTCATGGCGGACGAAATGCGCGTGGACGGGGACTCCTTCGACTTCCGCATCCGCCGCAAGGACGGCGCGGAGCGCTGGATCAGCCAGGTCAAGTTCGATGTCCGCAAGAAAAACGGGCACTCCCTGGGGCTGCGCTGTTCCCTGCGCGACATCACGGAACGCAAGAAGATGGAGATCCAGCTGCGGCATCAGGCCCTGCACGACCCCCTGACCGATCTGGCCAACCGCAATCTGCTCATGGACCGCGTCGCCAGGGTCATGGAGCGTTTCCGCCGACATCCCGACTATCATTTTGCCGTTGTCTTTCTCGACCTCGACCGTTTCAAGGTGGTCAACGACAGCCTGGGCCATATTTTCGGCGACGGCCTGCTCGTGGAAGTCAGCAAGCGGCTGCGGCAGTGCGTGCGCGGCATGGACACCGTGGCCCGATTCGGCGGCGATGAATTCGTCCTGCTGCTTGAGGAACTGGACGCTCCCCGGGAAGCCTTCACCGTGATCCGCCGCGTGCTCGATTCATTGCGTGAACCCTTCCTGCTCGAAGGGCACCGGGTCCAGACCACGGTCAGCATCGGCGTCGTTCTCGACGCCCAGCCCGAAGACCGTTCCGGCGACCTGCTCCAGAAGGCCAACATCGCCATGTATCGGGCCAAGGAGTCGGGACGGGACCGTTTCGACATCTATAATGACCGCATGCTCCAGCAGGCCGTGGACCTGATGCATCTTGAGAACGATCTGCGCAAGGCCGTGCTCCAGCAGGAGTTTCGAGTCTACTACCAGCCCATCGTTTCGCTCAACGGCGGCGGTTTGGTGGGCTTCGAGGCGCTGGCGCGCTGGAATCATCCCGAGCGCGGCATCGTCAGTCCGGGCGAGTTCATCCCGCTTGCCGAGGAAACCGGCCTGATCATCGACCTGGGCCGACAGATCCTGGAGGAATCCACTCGGACCATGGCCCGCTGGGCGCGTACGTTTCCCGAAGCGAAGAATCTTCAGCTTTCCGTGAACATCTCTGCCCGACAATTCCGAAACAACGATCTCGTGGGCGACGTCATCGAAGCACTGCGCAAATCCCGCCTGAACCCCGGCTGCCTCAAGCTCGAAATCACGGAATCCACGGTCATGGACGACGTGGAAACCTCGCTCCTGCGTCTTCAGAGCTTCAAGGAGGAGGGCATTCAGCTCTCCATGGACGACTTCGGCACGGGCTATTCTTCCATGAGCTATCTGCAGAAGTTTCCGCTGGACCAGCTCAAGGTGGACCTCAGTTTCGTCCGGCGCATTCTCGATTCCACGGAGAACGCCGAGATCGTGCGGGCGATCATCACGCTGGCGCACAGCCTGCGCATGGTGGTCGTGGCCGAGGGCATCGAGCTCGAGGAGCAGGCGGCTCTGCTGCGCGAGCTGAATTGCGAACTGGGCCAGGGCTTCCTGTATTCGCCGCCGGTTCCTGCGGAGGAAGCCGAGCTCTTTCTGCGGGAAGGCACCTTCCTGCCCCAGTCGGGCTAG
- a CDS encoding CHASE2 domain-containing protein has product MKGLFRNILKLDKIILPATGFLITFLLLLLYIQQPLFLRFINYKIYDVFLREHASTRIHELPVIVDIDENSLKEIGQWPWPRYRIALLLDKIHQAGALAVGLDILFAEPDRTSPALIMDDITRTFGEYLQKRPGFTGLPDILADNDALFAQTLATGPFVLGYTFLFPEDALRGMSGMPADSCHLHPTSLATKSLTPGLAMGTDQLLATASGVVCPLPALAEAAPASGFFTTDTDPDGVIRQVPLLINFNGRVYPSLALATLLQALGKKTVLLGYSKRGTEVLRAAGTDIPLKRAGSFLVNYRGKEGTYPYISAGDILRDVPAALEALKGKIVFIGTSAAGLRDIRTTPFSQNYPGVETHATIVDNILSRDFIHIPPWAPGLEALALVIAGILTTLLLTWARAAWLALPLFGSAVGIWTGSSYLFGQSKYFVSPLYPLLGLALTFMTMTAIKFWKEEKQKKFIHGAFSHYLAPAVIDQIVRSPESLTLEGQEKEVTILFSDVRNFTSLSERLTPTQVTALLHDYLTPMTRIITSRNGTLDKFIGDAVMAFWNAPLDVPGHQRLALLSALDQLQKLEELNALFQEKFGLTIRIGIGVHCGVVRVGNMGSADLFDYTLIGDSVNLASRLEGLTKYYGQPLVVSEAIAEACGDEFRFQELDKVRVKGKVKPITIYTAMTREDAAKRAVELERYAEGLERYRALRFQEAENVFSELREHHADLLLYALYQERCRDLLREPPREDWDGVFTHKSK; this is encoded by the coding sequence ATGAAAGGATTGTTCCGCAACATCTTGAAGCTCGACAAGATCATCCTCCCTGCCACCGGCTTCTTGATCACGTTCCTTCTGCTCCTGCTCTACATTCAGCAACCACTGTTTCTGCGATTCATCAATTACAAAATATACGACGTTTTTCTCCGGGAACATGCCAGCACCCGCATCCATGAACTCCCCGTCATCGTCGACATAGACGAAAACAGCCTCAAGGAAATCGGCCAATGGCCCTGGCCGCGATATCGCATCGCCCTCCTGCTGGACAAGATCCATCAGGCGGGCGCGCTCGCCGTGGGCCTGGACATCCTCTTCGCCGAACCGGACCGGACCTCGCCCGCACTGATCATGGACGACATCACCCGGACCTTCGGAGAATATCTTCAAAAGCGGCCCGGCTTCACGGGCCTCCCGGACATCCTCGCCGACAACGACGCGCTCTTTGCCCAGACCCTGGCCACCGGCCCCTTCGTACTCGGCTACACCTTCCTGTTTCCCGAAGACGCCCTGCGCGGCATGAGCGGCATGCCAGCCGACTCCTGCCACCTGCACCCGACAAGCCTGGCGACCAAGAGCCTGACTCCCGGCCTTGCGATGGGCACGGACCAGCTTCTGGCCACGGCCAGCGGCGTCGTCTGTCCGCTGCCCGCTCTTGCCGAAGCCGCTCCCGCCTCCGGATTCTTCACCACGGACACCGATCCGGACGGCGTGATCCGCCAGGTGCCGCTGCTGATCAATTTCAACGGCCGGGTCTACCCCAGCCTGGCCCTGGCCACCCTGCTCCAGGCCCTGGGCAAGAAAACCGTGCTGCTCGGCTACTCGAAACGCGGCACGGAAGTGCTGCGCGCGGCAGGAACCGACATTCCGCTGAAAAGGGCAGGCAGCTTCCTGGTCAACTACAGAGGCAAGGAAGGCACCTACCCCTACATCAGCGCCGGAGACATCCTGCGCGACGTCCCCGCCGCGCTCGAAGCGCTGAAAGGGAAAATAGTCTTCATCGGCACCTCGGCCGCAGGGCTGCGCGACATCCGGACCACGCCCTTCTCCCAAAACTACCCCGGCGTGGAAACCCACGCCACCATCGTCGACAACATCCTCAGCCGGGATTTCATCCACATCCCGCCCTGGGCTCCGGGGCTGGAAGCACTGGCCCTGGTTATTGCCGGCATCCTGACCACGCTGCTGCTCACCTGGGCGCGGGCCGCATGGCTCGCCCTCCCCCTGTTCGGCTCAGCCGTAGGCATTTGGACAGGATCCTCGTATCTCTTCGGGCAGTCCAAATATTTCGTTTCCCCGCTCTACCCGCTTCTGGGGCTGGCTCTGACCTTCATGACCATGACGGCCATCAAGTTCTGGAAAGAGGAAAAGCAGAAGAAATTCATCCACGGCGCTTTCTCGCATTACCTGGCTCCCGCCGTCATCGACCAGATCGTCAGGTCGCCCGAATCCCTGACCCTGGAAGGACAGGAAAAAGAAGTCACCATTCTTTTTTCGGACGTCCGCAACTTCACGTCCCTGTCCGAGCGGCTCACGCCTACTCAGGTCACGGCCCTGCTCCACGACTACCTTACGCCCATGACCAGGATCATCACCAGCCGCAACGGAACCCTGGACAAATTCATCGGCGATGCGGTCATGGCCTTCTGGAACGCTCCGCTGGACGTCCCCGGCCACCAGCGCCTCGCACTGCTTTCGGCTCTGGACCAGCTCCAAAAGCTGGAGGAGCTGAACGCGCTGTTCCAGGAAAAATTCGGACTCACCATCCGCATCGGCATCGGCGTGCATTGCGGCGTCGTCCGCGTGGGCAACATGGGGTCCGCGGACCTTTTCGACTACACCCTCATCGGCGACAGCGTGAATCTGGCCTCCCGACTGGAAGGACTGACCAAGTACTATGGCCAGCCCCTGGTGGTCAGCGAGGCCATCGCCGAAGCCTGCGGCGACGAGTTCCGCTTTCAGGAGCTGGACAAAGTCCGCGTCAAGGGCAAGGTCAAGCCCATTACGATCTATACGGCCATGACGAGGGAGGACGCCGCGAAGCGCGCCGTCGAGCTGGAGAGATATGCCGAAGGCCTGGAGCGGTATCGGGCCTTGCGCTTCCAGGAAGCGGAGAACGTCTTTTCCGAATTGCGGGAGCACCATGCCGACCTGCTCCTGTACGCGCTCTATCAGGAACGCTGCCGCGACCTGCTCCGCGAGCCGCCCCGGGAAGACTGGGACGGGGTGTTCACCCACAAGTCCAAATAG
- a CDS encoding HD domain-containing phosphohydrolase — MDLISRAVVNHHVRVGYLAAQLAGDVGLSAEVQRDLLVAGLLHDAGALSLKSRLDALQFEHDGMAHAEAGYRLLRPYQRLRRVARYVRLHHTPYRELARNPDSPAEANILSLADRIDVLIERGAPLSIQIEHIRSRIQSQSGLALDPRLVEAFLDHRPGDAFWLGAEQPNKALCTPAPERLEQERLGVEEVLDLSRLFSQIIDFRSRFTATHSSGVAATAVALARLVGFGDREQLFMHIAGNLHDLGKLAVPAEVLDKPGALDDREWELMRDHALYTHQVLADLQGLESVAKWAGEHHERLDGKGYPFGLGKWDLSMGSRIVAVADVFTAVTEDRPYRNGMNRADALGVLEGLAASALDRGVVDMLWKNFDEINEIRHDAQFEAARLFAAFGAGKEAA, encoded by the coding sequence ATGGATCTCATCAGCCGAGCCGTGGTCAACCATCACGTGCGTGTGGGGTATTTGGCGGCCCAATTGGCCGGAGACGTGGGCTTGTCCGCGGAGGTGCAGCGCGACCTGCTTGTCGCCGGTCTGCTGCATGACGCGGGCGCGCTTTCGCTGAAGAGCCGACTGGACGCCCTGCAATTCGAACATGACGGCATGGCCCATGCCGAAGCGGGGTATCGGCTGCTTCGCCCTTACCAGCGGCTGCGCCGGGTGGCCCGCTATGTCCGCCTGCACCATACCCCTTACCGGGAGCTCGCCAGGAATCCTGACAGTCCCGCGGAAGCGAACATCCTCTCGCTGGCGGACCGCATCGATGTGCTCATTGAGCGGGGTGCCCCCTTGTCCATCCAGATAGAGCACATCCGCTCGCGCATTCAATCCCAGTCCGGGCTGGCGCTCGACCCCAGGCTCGTGGAAGCCTTCCTGGACCATCGTCCCGGCGACGCTTTCTGGCTGGGGGCGGAACAGCCGAACAAGGCGCTTTGCACCCCCGCGCCGGAGCGGCTGGAGCAGGAGCGGCTGGGGGTGGAGGAGGTCTTGGATCTTTCGCGGCTCTTTTCCCAGATCATCGACTTCCGCAGCCGCTTCACTGCCACCCATTCCAGCGGCGTGGCCGCGACGGCCGTGGCGCTGGCGCGCCTGGTCGGATTTGGCGACAGGGAGCAACTCTTCATGCACATTGCGGGAAACCTTCATGATCTCGGCAAGCTGGCCGTGCCTGCCGAGGTTTTGGACAAGCCCGGCGCGCTGGATGACCGCGAATGGGAACTCATGCGCGATCACGCCCTATACACCCACCAGGTGCTTGCTGATCTTCAGGGGCTGGAGTCCGTTGCGAAATGGGCGGGCGAGCACCATGAACGGCTGGATGGAAAAGGCTATCCGTTCGGGCTGGGGAAATGGGATCTTTCCATGGGCAGCCGCATCGTGGCCGTCGCCGACGTGTTTACGGCCGTGACGGAAGACAGGCCGTACAGAAACGGCATGAACCGTGCCGACGCTCTGGGCGTGCTGGAGGGGCTTGCCGCTTCCGCGCTGGACAGGGGAGTTGTGGATATGCTTTGGAAGAACTTCGACGAAATCAATGAAATCCGGCACGACGCCCAGTTCGAGGCCGCGCGGTTGTTCGCCGCGTTCGGAGCGGGCAAGGAGGCGGCGTGA
- a CDS encoding FUSC family protein: MIALEKLLPKPQMFRHAFKTALAAYLSLFVSSWIGLEYGYWAAISAVIVMQADLGGSIRAGLWRLTGTFIGAGVGIACLWMSPPSPALLAAGLFVVILTCSSVPGLRESFRIAGITVCIVVLGTSAHHTPLAVGTDRFLEIAVGVFSAVLVSGLLWPAHAVGILRNELALQLLEAASLYRTALEHLLVGGPAVERKKLDGLLALTRGNRELLDKARREASPFTGRRAMLLARFVDAVDRLVGHARALDRLTRALPSGGYHQEVRDDLEALAKAMNDTLDHIAGDLSGRPETGRAPDIRPYLHRVEEHLQELRDHGAPKGYPLDAVANLYSLFEHLKALAKELILLREVLERSAR; encoded by the coding sequence GTGATCGCCCTGGAGAAACTGCTCCCCAAGCCGCAGATGTTTCGCCACGCCTTCAAGACGGCGCTGGCCGCATATCTCTCGCTGTTCGTGTCCAGCTGGATCGGTCTGGAATATGGCTATTGGGCGGCCATCTCCGCAGTCATCGTCATGCAGGCCGACCTCGGCGGCTCCATCCGGGCCGGGCTCTGGCGGCTGACCGGAACCTTCATCGGCGCGGGCGTGGGCATCGCCTGTCTCTGGATGTCTCCCCCCTCTCCGGCCCTTCTGGCCGCGGGGTTGTTCGTCGTCATCCTGACCTGCTCCAGCGTGCCGGGGCTGCGGGAAAGCTTCCGCATCGCGGGCATCACGGTCTGCATCGTCGTTCTCGGCACTTCGGCGCATCATACTCCACTGGCCGTAGGCACGGACCGATTCCTGGAAATAGCGGTGGGCGTTTTTTCCGCAGTGCTGGTTTCCGGACTTCTCTGGCCCGCGCACGCCGTGGGAATTCTGCGCAACGAGCTTGCGTTGCAATTGCTGGAAGCGGCTTCGCTCTACCGCACGGCACTGGAGCATCTGCTTGTCGGCGGTCCGGCCGTGGAGCGCAAGAAGCTGGACGGGCTGCTGGCCTTGACGCGAGGGAATAGAGAGCTGCTGGACAAGGCCCGGCGCGAGGCGTCCCCGTTCACCGGACGCAGAGCCATGCTGCTCGCACGTTTTGTGGACGCCGTGGACCGGCTCGTGGGGCACGCGCGGGCACTGGACCGACTGACGAGGGCCTTGCCGTCAGGCGGGTATCATCAAGAGGTACGCGACGACCTGGAAGCGTTGGCAAAAGCCATGAACGACACGCTGGACCATATTGCCGGGGATCTCTCCGGCAGGCCCGAAACCGGCCGCGCCCCCGATATCCGTCCATATCTGCACCGAGTCGAGGAACATTTGCAGGAATTGCGGGATCACGGCGCGCCGAAGGGATACCCGCTGGACGCCGTGGCGAATCTCTATTCGCTGTTCGAGCACCTCAAGGCCTTGGCCAAGGAATTGATCCTGCTGCGCGAAGTGCTGGAGCGGTCCGCCCGCTGA
- the ilvB gene encoding acetolactate synthase large subunit, translating to MFRMTGAEVLIRLLERQGIQTIPGIPGGANLPLYDALSRSPVIRHVLARHEQGAGFMAQGMARVTGKPQVFFATSGPGATNTLTALADAKLDSVPVICITGQVPRSMIGTDAFQEVDIYGMSIPATKHNFLVRSVEELLTVIPEAFRIAASGRPGPVLVDVPKDVQCAEVAFASWPEPGLPATPRDMPAGDLIRAAEMINSSKRPMLYLGGGVIQAGAAGAARAFAEKGGIPTVMTLMGLGAIPSDHPLSLGMLGMHAAPCANLALEECDLLIAAGVRFDDRATGKVEQFCPGAKVVHMDIDPAELGKIRPAQQALVGDVGQALQGLLPLVEDRPNQEWLDRVQALKQEQPMRLGDAKEVRSAYGLIFEAARLAGPEAVVATDVGQHQMRTAQAYPFRTPRRWLTSGGLGTMGFGLPAAIGASMARPDLPVICFSGDGSLLMNIQEMATAVEQHANVKIVLMNNNALGLVRQQQELFYEGNLFASSYGCCVDFVRIAEGFGMRAVNLDTSADPAAEMARAFDHPGPCLIHATVDAAQNVYPIVPPGAANKEMLKGEEYADACA from the coding sequence ATGTTTCGCATGACCGGCGCGGAAGTCCTCATCCGCCTGTTGGAACGACAGGGCATTCAGACCATTCCCGGCATTCCCGGCGGGGCCAATCTGCCGCTCTACGACGCGCTTTCACGCAGTCCCGTGATTCGCCATGTCCTGGCGAGGCACGAACAGGGCGCGGGGTTCATGGCCCAGGGCATGGCCCGCGTCACAGGCAAGCCCCAGGTGTTTTTCGCCACTTCCGGCCCTGGCGCGACCAACACGCTCACGGCCCTGGCCGACGCCAAGCTCGACTCGGTCCCCGTGATCTGCATAACAGGGCAGGTTCCCCGCTCCATGATCGGGACGGACGCCTTTCAGGAGGTGGACATCTACGGCATGAGCATCCCGGCCACCAAGCACAATTTTCTGGTCCGCTCCGTCGAGGAGTTGTTGACGGTGATTCCCGAAGCGTTCCGCATCGCGGCTTCCGGACGGCCCGGCCCCGTGCTCGTGGACGTTCCCAAGGACGTGCAGTGCGCTGAAGTCGCTTTTGCGAGCTGGCCCGAACCCGGACTCCCCGCGACCCCGCGCGACATGCCCGCCGGGGATCTGATCCGTGCCGCGGAGATGATCAATTCCTCAAAACGGCCCATGCTCTATCTCGGCGGAGGAGTGATTCAGGCCGGGGCAGCCGGAGCGGCGCGCGCGTTTGCGGAGAAAGGCGGAATACCCACGGTCATGACGCTGATGGGGCTGGGGGCAATTCCTTCCGACCACCCGCTGTCCCTGGGCATGCTCGGCATGCACGCCGCTCCCTGCGCCAATCTGGCGCTGGAGGAGTGCGACCTGCTCATCGCGGCCGGCGTGCGCTTCGACGACCGCGCCACGGGCAAGGTCGAGCAGTTCTGTCCCGGAGCCAAGGTCGTGCACATGGACATCGATCCTGCCGAGCTTGGCAAGATTCGTCCGGCGCAGCAAGCTCTTGTGGGGGATGTGGGGCAGGCGCTCCAGGGACTCCTGCCCCTTGTGGAGGATCGTCCGAATCAGGAATGGCTGGATCGGGTGCAGGCGCTCAAGCAGGAGCAGCCCATGCGTCTGGGCGACGCCAAGGAAGTTCGCTCCGCTTACGGTCTGATCTTCGAGGCCGCCCGGCTGGCCGGACCGGAGGCCGTGGTGGCCACGGACGTGGGCCAGCACCAGATGCGCACGGCCCAGGCATATCCGTTTCGCACCCCCCGCCGCTGGCTGACTTCCGGCGGCCTGGGGACCATGGGCTTCGGCCTGCCCGCCGCCATCGGCGCTTCCATGGCCCGGCCCGATTTGCCCGTGATCTGTTTCAGCGGTGACGGCAGTCTGCTCATGAACATTCAGGAAATGGCCACTGCCGTGGAGCAGCACGCCAACGTGAAGATCGTGCTGATGAACAACAACGCGCTCGGATTGGTGCGGCAGCAGCAGGAGTTGTTCTACGAGGGGAATCTTTTCGCCTCCAGCTACGGCTGTTGCGTGGATTTCGTGCGCATCGCCGAAGGATTCGGAATGCGGGCGGTGAACCTGGACACGAGCGCCGATCCCGCCGCAGAAATGGCGCGGGCCTTTGACCATCCCGGTCCCTGTCTGATTCACGCCACGGTGGACGCCGCCCAGAACGTCTATCCCATCGTGCCTCCGGGCGCGGCGAACAAGGAAATGCTCAAAGGAGAGGAATATGCCGATGCCTGCGCATGA
- the ilvN gene encoding acetolactate synthase small subunit — translation MPMPAHETMSSDGGKCCAVLELAVRNHPGVMTHICGLFARRAYNVEGIACMPTGDGSSSRAWLMVNEDERLDQVVKQVEKLHDVIEVRRHEGGHPVFGGLEPYFRS, via the coding sequence ATGCCGATGCCTGCGCATGAGACAATGTCTTCCGACGGCGGCAAATGTTGCGCCGTGCTCGAACTGGCGGTGCGGAACCATCCGGGCGTGATGACGCACATTTGCGGGTTGTTCGCCCGCCGCGCCTACAATGTCGAAGGGATCGCCTGCATGCCCACGGGAGACGGGAGCAGCAGCCGCGCCTGGCTGATGGTCAACGAGGATGAGAGGCTGGATCAGGTGGTCAAGCAGGTGGAGAAGCTGCACGACGTCATCGAGGTTCGCCGCCACGAAGGCGGCCACCCCGTGTTCGGCGGTTTGGAGCCGTATTTCAGGTCTTGA